Genomic DNA from Harpia harpyja isolate bHarHar1 chromosome 13, bHarHar1 primary haplotype, whole genome shotgun sequence:
GGCGGCTGAGTAAAGACATGCTGATGCAGGTTTCAGCTTGGGTAGCATTTCTTGAACTGTCctttctaggaaagcagaaattttgttttcatctttcctcATGCATCGTGAAATCAAAGGTGCCAAGTGTGCTCTCCATTTttgggaaataatttttctatctGTACATACTTCTGAACCcttaaaaacaagtttaaaatagTTCATAAACAATGTTCACATTACCTGCCTTTATCATAATTATTTCTGATATAAAGCTTCTATGGTGCATGTCTTTTGCCACATACAATAGCAGTTAATAATTATGTATATGAATACaacatatgtatataaatgtaCCCCACAGGTGGTTGCTGGACAAATTACAGACTGTGCTTGATAAGAAAACCATGATTTTTAAGAGAAGTGCATAAAAGTCAGTTTCTTGGTCTTGCTCTTTCTTCCCAAATAAATCTAAAACTCAGAAGCTTATGCAATAAGCATATAAGAGTTGGCAGGTCTAAAGGCAACCTGCTTTAAGTATCAAAGCTGAGGAGCTTAACCTCTTCTCCCCTCCTACCTGCAAGCATTTTCTAGACTTTCTTCTGATTCAACATTCACTCCAGATTAATTAACCTCaaaagaggtatttaaaaaatgatttaaCTGAAAGAACTTTCTTTTAAGATGACTGCTAGTAACAGAGATGGGcttaaaaatacatcagaaaattAGGTACGTTTCTCACTAGGACTTCCAGCCTTGCGTGTCTAGCTCCAGTATGCATGAACCCCaacttatttttattgcttgtaCAACCAGCACAACCCTGGCCACAAAAGGTATCAAAATAAGTAATTAGTACAAGAAAAAAGACCAACGCTCAGGCTTCATTGCACAAACATTaaaacagaggaaataatttcttttacaaATGTGTTTCTCTTGTATAAGAATAATTTTGTACAGAAAATAGCTCTTTATACATTTTACAGAAGTACACTAACATTTAGATTCTCTATTAATGGATAATGATGGAATGCAATTTAAGATTTCAGTTATGTTTTAGAGTCACCAAATATCATAACACAGCAATACATCACTTCTCTAATATCCTTAAACTGCTTGATTTATCAAGTATTGAGTCAAGACAGTGAAAACATTCCTAGAACCATGTTTATTGGCAAACACTCAAGTATCTTGAAACTGTTAGTTATGAAATACGTCCTGAAAGTAATACCATTAACTTAAGCATCAAGGAATATGAACTTAAACCTTAACAAGGCAGCATTACTTGCTCACTCAGATTATCCTGCTGGCTAATACTGTAAAAACCAAATTGAACAGAAGCTTTTATATCAAACTGGTTTACTGTTAATGTGACCTTCAAAACAAGATAGCAGAAGCTACTCTAGTAAATGCTATACAGCATTAATACAAcatataaatgtaataaaaatactttcattttcttcagaaaataccatggaaggtaaagaaaaaaattagttaagaTATAAAAAGTAAAACTGTGAAGGACGAGAAGAAATTGAAaaacacatgtatatatatttatatgtaaaatgTAAGGGTATGCTAGGaagtacatatatttaaaaatactcaatTTCTTCAAAGACTGTGTTAAAGTCCATATGGTATCATGTGGACCTCAAACATAAACCACATTCAAACGCTTTTCTTCTACAATTGCTGTTTCAAGCACCTGTACTCATATGCAAATTTCCTTTGCAATTAGTGGGAAGGTAAGGACATTTATCCTTGAAATACAACTATATGCAGTaatcttttcctgctttctatGTATTTTATAAGTTTAAATAGAAGACGTAAGCAAACAAGTACTATATAACCCAATGacagaaaacctgaaatttaGATTGTACATGATCTATTTAATATTCATACACAGCTACTTAAGAGTTTGCCAGCTGTACCCTATATGAGTACCATTGACGCTTCCATACTTCAAGATTCAAATGTGTAGCTACGTTTAGTCAAACATCACTCTTGCTCTGAGTTAGCCAGTCTCTTAACACATACAACTTTCAAATAAATTCAGCTGGAACTGGTACACACCTCTCCTTCTCACAGCACAGAGGTTGATATGAGACAGTAATGAATCACATTATACTGGTTCACACTTCCACGTAGTTAGAAGGAGAAACAAGCCCCCTGCAAAACCTTATTCCAGTGATTTTGCAAATTCTGCATAGTCAATGTATCCATCATTGTTCTTATCATCATCTCTTAAGACATCATCTATTAGACTAATCAGCTCTTCTTCTTTCATTGCCTGGGTATGCTCACCACCTTCctacaaaaacaaacccacattGAACAGTTTAGCAATGTTTCCCATCTAGTGGCACATAACAACAGATTACtgacaaataattttttgttaagATATTCACATTTGGTGCCTAATTTGGCACTAAGTTTTACGTAATCATTTATACCGATATAAGCAACTTTCACCAAGCACAAGCTACAAAGTCCAAGTTCTCTGGACTTCAGAACAAGCCCTCTGTATCCAGTTAATATCCTTAGCCAAAAGTTCTAAAACCTGAATAGCACAGTGTATAATGATGGAGAATAATCTAACAGATGTATTCTTAATGTGGATCTTGATGTCATATAGACATTATAGTTTCTATACAGTACAGAAGCATCTTCCTTGCAAAATGCAGAGCTTGACAGTAACAGAGTAGTGAAAAAATCCAGCACTGTAGCTTAATGTCAGTAAAATTCTTAGTAACACCCCTTACAAGCAAAGGGGAATACAAAGAGGCACCTCTGCACAAGAAACAGCAAGTCATTATTCTGTTCTCGGCTAGGTATTTTTGGCCACAGCTGTACGCAGGAAGTTAAGCTATTCCAAATTGTGACTTCCAAAAGGTCAGTACAAGATAATGTGTTAGTATTGTCTTCGTAATGATTGTATCCTCCTACTTTGTCCTTAAATGTTCCTAACTGGAAAGAGAATTTGTGTTTAGAAGGCAGCAGACTGCAACTGGTTCTTCTAATACCACTTTTGTGCAAAAGGTCTCTTACCTGTTTGTGTAACCACAGCAGTAACAGTTTGGAGTTGAAAACAGCAGCCTTAAAACCTTGAACAGCATGGTATCACATGCTATTTCTACAAACCTTCATGAGCATTATCCTATTTTGGATaatttccctttctccccatccctgcctctgtATCCCCTCTGTCAAATAATTTTCACTCTACAGTCCTTCCTCACTCTAACATCTACACTACAATGGAGACTTCTTGAAGACTGCAATGTGACATGAAAAGCTGTGATAAAGCTAGCACATTTATAAATCAAACTAAAACTATCgggggaaaaataatctcattttcagGCAAAACTGTAACTCCAATCAAGATGTATTGTAACTGTTCCATTCTATTGTAAGCTGCTTTTAGTGAGTCAGAACTGTTTCCAAACACACATGCCGTTACAAAATTCCACCTACCTCTTTGTGGACATGTGATATAGCAGTAGCAAGCTCTAACCCATCTAACAAATTATTGCCATCATAATCATGCATTTTGAAGTAATGAAGCTGCAACTCTTGTGGAGACATCTCAGATTCTGGTTTCTCAATAACACCTTCCAAATGTTCCATGATGTggctaagagaaaaaaaaaaacaaaccccacaacatatccatcagttaatatttaatgCTCTGTTTACATCAAATGTAGTCTTTGATCAGTCAAGTACACAGGAAATATTGTATCTCTAAAAGCACCCTGGACAACCAGGGCAACCAAAAGCTACAGCTTTATACTAAGATAAAGGGGGCACAAAGGTTGTTTCTTACGAGTGCTGTAGTGGCCTCTAATACCTTTGATagctatttctgtttcttctggccTACTTAGCAGGTTATCAAAACAACTGAAGCAGTGCCCAAAATCTCCTTTTGGCTGCCTTCCAAAGCACAGGAACTGAAGGAAGATCTTTCCCAGTCAAACATGAAGTATTATAGGGAGTTTTATTTGCAGCTACCACTGTTCTGTCTGTATGAagaagcaaatgagaaaaaaactctCACTACCTGTTCAGAGTATGATTTTGTCTAAAGTATGTTGATCTAGGTAAGCAGGATTCCTGTAAGAAACTCTTTATGGCATGAGTAGGGCTaaaggctccagagagaccttTCTAGGTCTGGTATCTCTACAAACTTACTGAGCAAGCATATCTCATATCTGACTCCAGCTAGTCATACAACACCCTGAGAAAAAAAGGTGCCCTAGGCTTAAGTCCAACTCATGTAACAAGACTTAGGAGATAAGCAAATCATTAAGAAGTAAAGTTTACATTTTTAGAACATGGAACACATACTCTTTATCTTGTACTAAGTTCTTATCAAGGCGAATATTTGCATGTTGACTCTCTCCTATGTGTTCCTCAGCTAGGGCAGAGATGAAGAACGCAGCcagaaagcagaacagcaaaTGTATTCTACTCCTTTGGGCCATCATGATCTcctacaaaaaggaaaacattccccccccccaaaaaaaaccagaTGAAAAATGCAATCTACTTTCAGCAGATATACAGAGTGCTTAGAAATAACCCCTCTAAGTTCTAGAATAGAGGAACTCGCTTCATTTCAAGCCCTTAGCAAGCAGAAGACCAGAGAGCTCCAATTAAGAATTTCTGTGAGGGTCCCTATTTCAAGGAAGTATGCAGTAATTTtcagagaatgatttttttttcatgcagcgAACGTGCACCCTTTAGCCATGCTCGAGTCTTCATACAGCTTCCAAACCAACCACGCCAGCTTCAGGCAGACCTGCCCCACAGCAATGGGAGCAAAGGTCGCTTACGGTATCAAAGGGGCTACATCTAATTAGTAGATCTATTAAGACTGCGTGCCCTAAATAACGTACAACTTTAAAAACGCAACGGTCAGTGCAGCGCTTACTTCACAGGCAAGTGAAACGCTAAGGCCCTTCGGCGGGGCGAGCGGAGCAGAGTGCCCTAGCCCGGCGAGCGAAGGAGCCGATCGTTGGGTTCGgcttccccctttctctcccgCCTCCAGCGGCGCCCGCTGAAGCAACCCCTGGTTTGCAGCCGGTTCGGCACGGAGGCCCCAACAGCTGGCACCGCACTGGCCGCCCGCCGCCCACCCGCGGCTCCCCGCCTGGCAGGTCCCCCGGGGAAAACCTCGCCGCAGCGAGAGGAGGGtgggcccgccgcccccccgcaaCACACCCCGCTCCAGCCTCGGCGGGCGAAggggtcccgccgccgccgccaggttACGCACCCTCCGGC
This window encodes:
- the MCFD2 gene encoding multiple coagulation factor deficiency protein 2, yielding MMAQRSRIHLLFCFLAAFFISALAEEHIGESQHANIRLDKNLVQDKDHIMEHLEGVIEKPESEMSPQELQLHYFKMHDYDGNNLLDGLELATAISHVHKEEGGEHTQAMKEEELISLIDDVLRDDDKNNDGYIDYAEFAKSLE